A single Hippocampus zosterae strain Florida chromosome 1, ASM2543408v3, whole genome shotgun sequence DNA region contains:
- the nox1 gene encoding NADPH oxidase 1: MANWIINNGVTCVTLVVWMGINIFLFVWFYLVYDVGDEFFYTRHLLGSALAWARAPAAVLNFNCMLILLPVCRNLLSLIRGSLVCCSRSLRKQLDKNIEFHKLVAYTIALMTAVHVIAHLLNVEWYNNSRQGVYDDLSTALSNLADTKNTTYLNPIRITSLDPQQIPTYLVFTTIAGITGVIITLCLILIITSSMEVIRRSYFEVFWYTHHLFIIFFAGLVIHGAGRIVRSQKDSPPHNFTLCKDRSDEWGRIPQCPIPQFAGGFPKTWMWVIGPMILYLCERLLRLVRYLQTVQYRKIVMHPSKVLELQLVKKGFKMEVGQYVFLNCPAISQLEWHPFTMTSAPEEDFLSVHIRSAGDWTEKLISIMQQLPEGAQGPKMGVDGPFGTASEDVFDYEVAMLVGAGIGVTPFASILKSIWYKFKDSNPGLRTRKIYFYWLCRETNAFEWFADLLQDQEREMEERGIGDFLTYKLFLTGWDQSHANHAMVHFDEETDVITGLKQKTHYGRPNWNKEFEQVRKENPSAVVGTFLCGPAVLAKVLEKKCAEYSEVDPRKTKFYFNKENF; encoded by the exons ATGGCCAACTGGATTATTAACAACGGTGTTACCTGTGTCACACTG GTGGTATGGATGGGCATCAACATCTTCCTCTTTGTATGGTTTTATCTCGTCTATGATGTGGGGGATGAGTTCTTTTACACACGCCATCTCTTAGGC TCGGCTCTGGCCTGGGCCAGGGCTCCCGCCGCCGTCCTGAACTTCAATTGTATGCTGATCCTCCTCCCTGTGTGTCGCAACCTGCTGTCACTCATTCGGGGCTCCCTCGTG TGTTGCAGTCGTAGTTTGAGGAAGCAGCtggacaaaaatattgaattCCACAAATTAGTGGCTTACACGATCGCCCTGATGACAG CGGTTCACGTCATCGCTCATCTCCTGAACGTGGAGTGGTACAACAACAGCAGACAAGGCGTTTACGATGATCTCAGCACAGCACTGTCCAACCTGGCCGACACCAAAAACACCACCTACCTCAACCCCATTCGCATAACAAGTCTA gATCCACAGCAAATTCCCACTTACTTGGTATTCACCACCATTGCGGGCATCACAGGGGTCATTATAACCCTGTGCCTCATCCTCATTATCACGTCTTCCATGGAGGTCATCCGCCGCAGCTACTTTGAGGTCTTTTGGTATACGCACCAcctcttcatcatcttcttcgCCGGCCTCGTCATTCACGGCGCCGG GCGCATCGTGAGGAGTCAAAAAGACAGCCCGCCGCACAACTTCACTCTCTGCAAGGACCGCAGTGACGAGTGGGGGAGGATTCCCCAGTGCCCCATCCCACAGTTTGCAGGGGGCTTTCCCAAG ACTTGGATGTGGGTGATCGGTCCGATGATTCTGTACCTGTGTGAGCGGCTGCTGCGTTTAGTCCGATATTTGCAGACAGTCCAATACCGAAAG atCGTGATGCATCCATCCAAGGTGCTGGAGTTGCAGCTGGTCAAGAAGGGCTTCAAAATGGAGGTGGGCCAGTACGTGTTCCTCAACTGCCCGGCCATCTCGCAACTGGAGTGGCACCCATTCACCATGACCTCAGCCCCCGAGGAGGACTTCCTCAGCGTGCACATCCGCTCGGCCGGAGACTGGACCGAAAAACTCATCAGCATCATGCAGCAGCTGCCCGAGGGCGCGCAAGGGCCCAA AATGGGCGTAGACGGACCCTTCGGTACGGCCAGCGAGGACGTGTTTGACTACGAGGTGGCCATGCTGGTGGGGGCGGGAATTGGCGTCACCCCCTTCGCCTCCATCCTCAAGTCCATCTGGTACAAATTCAAGGATTCCAACCCAGGGCTGCGCACACGAAAG ATCTACTTCTACTGGCTGTGCCGAGAGACAAATGCTTTTGAGTGGTTTGCCGACCTCCTGCAAGACCAAGAGAGGGAGATGGAGGAGAGGGGCATTGGGGATTTCCTCACCTACAAGCTCTTTCTGACCGGATGGGATCAGAGTCAT GCCAATCATGCCATGGTGCACTTTGACGAGGAGACTGATGTGATCACAGGACTCAAACAGAAAACTCATTATGGAAGACCCAACTGGAATAAGGAGTTTGAACAAGTCCGCAAGGAGAATCCCTC GGCTGTGGTGGGAACATTCTTGTGCGGCCCGGCAGTTTTGGCGAAAGTCTTGGAAAAGAAATGCGCCGAATACTCGGAGGTGGACCCGCGAAAGACAAAGTTCTACTTCAACAAAGAGAACTTTTGA